A genomic segment from Bradyrhizobium diazoefficiens USDA 110 encodes:
- the pqqC gene encoding pyrroloquinoline-quinone synthase PqqC, with protein MNAASLTGITALSIGKDIKLNSAEELEAALRHIGATRYHSLHPFHKLLHGGKLNKGQVQAWALNRYYYQSTIPIKDAVVISRFRDRATRLEWRHRIEDHDGDVGSEGGIERWLKLTEGLGLDTAYVESTEGILPATRFAVEAYVHYCREKSPLEAIASSLTELFAPSIHEERIAGMLQHYDFVNPDIMSYFKRRLTQAPRDANFALEYVRTHARTPEERASVCNALIFKTNVLWVQLDALQHAYVEGHIPPGAFVPKEN; from the coding sequence GTGAATGCCGCATCACTGACTGGAATAACCGCGCTCTCGATCGGCAAGGACATCAAGCTCAACTCGGCCGAGGAGCTGGAAGCGGCGCTGCGCCATATCGGCGCGACCCGCTATCACAGCCTGCATCCGTTCCATAAGCTGCTGCACGGCGGCAAGCTGAACAAGGGCCAGGTGCAGGCCTGGGCGCTGAACCGCTACTATTACCAGAGCACGATCCCGATCAAGGACGCGGTGGTGATCTCGCGCTTCCGCGACCGCGCCACGCGCCTGGAATGGCGCCACCGCATCGAGGACCATGACGGCGATGTCGGCTCCGAAGGCGGCATCGAGCGCTGGCTGAAGCTGACCGAAGGCCTCGGCCTCGACACCGCCTATGTGGAATCCACCGAAGGCATTCTCCCCGCTACGCGCTTCGCGGTCGAGGCCTATGTCCACTACTGCCGCGAGAAGAGCCCGCTGGAGGCGATCGCCTCCTCGCTCACGGAACTGTTCGCGCCAAGCATCCACGAAGAGCGCATCGCCGGCATGTTGCAGCATTATGATTTCGTCAATCCTGATATCATGAGCTACTTCAAGCGCCGCCTCACGCAGGCGCCGCGCGATGCCAATTTCGCGCTCGAATATGTCAGGACGCACGCGAGGACGCCGGAGGAGCGAGCCTCCGTGTGCAATGCGCTGATCTTCAAGACCAACGTGCTGTGGGTGCAGCTCGACGCGCTCCAGCACGCCTATGTCGAGGGCCACATTCCGCCGGGCGCGTTCGTGCCCAAAGAAAACTAA
- a CDS encoding FAD-dependent oxidoreductase — MKPTDIAAPDYFHKVVDCQWACPAHTPVPEYIRLIAQGRYSDAYMINWKSNVFPGILGRTCDRPCEPACRRGRVEETPVAICRLKRVAADFKDDITQRLPRPSPKNGKRVALVGGGPASLTVARDLAPLGYHCTVFDADPEAGGMMRSQIPKFRLPNSVIDEETGYILNLGVEFKGGHRIESMKALLTEKYDAIFVGSGAPRGRELDIPGRKEAAANIHIGIDWLSSVSFGHTDKIGKRVIVLGGGNTAMDCCRTARRLGGEKVTVIVRSGFEEMKASPWEKEDAIHEDIPILNYMVPVAFKHVAGKLIGVTFQHVKAEYDAKGRRNLVPSGDPEQTIPCDDVLVAVGQENAFPWIERDCGIAFDKWNMPQVDPKTFVSTNPKVFFGGDAAFGPKNIIWAVAQGHDAALSIHRLLSGEDITERPLPEVHVSSQKMGIHEWSYDNDISVDKRFKVPHRDKVIALKDIRTEVELGYDVKLALGEAHRCLNCDVQTVFSTSLCIECDACVDICPMDCITFTENGEEPDLRQRLKAPSLHPDQDLYVSSDLKTGRVMVKDEDVCLHCGLCAERCPTGAWDMQKYLIEMTHAGSACPTKSRSAA; from the coding sequence ATGAAACCGACCGATATCGCGGCCCCCGACTACTTTCACAAAGTGGTCGACTGTCAGTGGGCCTGTCCTGCACACACCCCGGTTCCCGAATACATCCGACTGATCGCCCAAGGCCGCTACAGCGACGCCTACATGATCAATTGGAAATCGAACGTGTTTCCCGGCATTCTGGGACGCACCTGCGATCGTCCATGCGAGCCGGCGTGCCGCCGCGGACGCGTCGAGGAAACACCGGTCGCGATCTGCCGCCTCAAGCGCGTCGCAGCCGACTTCAAGGACGACATCACGCAGCGCCTGCCGCGCCCTTCGCCGAAGAACGGCAAGCGCGTCGCGCTGGTCGGCGGCGGTCCGGCCTCGCTGACGGTGGCGCGCGATCTGGCGCCGCTCGGCTATCACTGCACCGTGTTCGATGCCGATCCGGAAGCCGGCGGCATGATGCGCTCGCAGATCCCGAAGTTCCGGTTGCCCAATTCCGTGATCGACGAGGAGACCGGCTATATCCTCAATCTCGGCGTCGAGTTCAAAGGCGGTCACCGCATCGAGAGCATGAAGGCGCTGCTCACGGAGAAGTACGACGCGATCTTCGTCGGCTCCGGCGCGCCGCGCGGCCGCGAGCTCGACATTCCCGGCCGCAAGGAGGCCGCCGCCAACATCCATATCGGCATCGACTGGCTGTCCTCCGTTTCGTTCGGTCACACCGACAAGATCGGCAAGCGCGTGATCGTGCTCGGCGGCGGCAACACCGCGATGGATTGCTGCCGCACCGCGCGCCGCCTCGGCGGCGAGAAAGTCACGGTGATCGTGCGCTCCGGCTTTGAGGAGATGAAGGCCTCGCCGTGGGAGAAGGAGGACGCGATCCACGAGGATATTCCGATCCTCAACTACATGGTGCCGGTGGCATTCAAGCATGTCGCCGGCAAGCTCATCGGCGTCACCTTCCAGCACGTCAAAGCCGAATACGACGCCAAAGGCCGCCGCAACCTGGTGCCTTCGGGCGACCCCGAGCAGACCATTCCCTGCGACGACGTGCTGGTCGCGGTCGGCCAGGAGAACGCCTTCCCCTGGATCGAGCGCGACTGCGGCATCGCGTTCGACAAGTGGAATATGCCGCAGGTCGACCCCAAGACCTTCGTCTCGACCAACCCAAAGGTGTTCTTCGGCGGCGATGCCGCTTTCGGCCCGAAGAACATCATCTGGGCGGTGGCGCAGGGCCATGACGCCGCGCTGTCGATCCACAGACTGCTGTCGGGCGAGGACATCACCGAGCGGCCGCTGCCGGAGGTGCACGTCTCCTCGCAGAAGATGGGCATCCACGAATGGAGCTATGACAACGACATCTCCGTCGACAAGCGCTTCAAGGTGCCGCACCGCGACAAGGTGATCGCGCTGAAGGACATCCGCACCGAGGTCGAGCTCGGCTACGATGTCAAGCTCGCGCTCGGCGAAGCCCATCGCTGCCTGAACTGCGACGTGCAGACGGTGTTCTCGACCTCGCTCTGCATCGAGTGCGACGCCTGCGTCGACATCTGCCCGATGGACTGCATCACCTTCACCGAGAATGGCGAGGAACCCGATCTGCGCCAGCGACTGAAGGCGCCGTCGCTGCACCCCGACCAGGATCTTTACGTGTCCTCCGATCTCAAGACCGGACGCGTGATGGTGAAGGACGAGGATGTCTGCCTGCATTGCGGGCTGTGTGCCGAGCGTTGTCCCACCGGAGCCTGGGACATGCAGAAATATTTGATCGAAATGACTCACGCAGGTTCAGCATGTCCGACAAAAAGCCGATCAGCAGCGTAA
- the pqqD gene encoding pyrroloquinoline quinone biosynthesis peptide chaperone PqqD — MAGPRHISVSEASRPVLPRHAKLKYDETREVWVILAPERVLAPDEIAVEVLQLCNGERSVGDVSDQLAAKYAAPREAILTDVIAMLQDLADKGFLTEAREKTS, encoded by the coding sequence ATGGCCGGGCCGCGTCATATCAGCGTCAGCGAGGCGAGCCGCCCCGTGCTGCCGCGGCATGCCAAGCTGAAATACGACGAGACGCGCGAAGTGTGGGTGATCCTGGCGCCGGAACGCGTGCTGGCCCCGGACGAGATCGCGGTCGAGGTCCTGCAGCTCTGCAACGGCGAGCGCAGCGTCGGCGACGTTTCCGACCAGCTGGCGGCGAAATACGCCGCGCCGCGCGAGGCGATCCTCACCGACGTCATCGCCATGCTCCAGGATCTCGCCGACAAGGGCTTCCTCACCGAGGCCCGGGAGAAAACGTCATGA
- the pqqB gene encoding pyrroloquinoline quinone biosynthesis protein PqqB, with the protein MLRVVVLGAGAGGGVPQWNCGCEGCRTARAIGDELLRTQASVAFSGDGEHWFLINASPDLRQQLNATPQLHPKPGALRHTPVAGVILTNGEVDAVAGLLSMREGSPFTVYAHEKVLAILSANSIFNVLNEKNVRRQPIAISEPFEPRLVDGARSGIEVLPFAVPGKSAWYLEGKAHPGGETGDGDTLGLKITDKTTGKCFYFIAACAEVTDALKAEIDGAALVFFDGTVWQDDEMIKAGLGHKTGKSMGHVAMSGEDGAIARLADLDIDRKLFLHINNSNPALLPASPERKAAEQAGWQIPADGTEIVL; encoded by the coding sequence ATGCTTCGCGTCGTCGTCCTGGGCGCCGGGGCCGGCGGCGGAGTGCCGCAATGGAATTGTGGCTGCGAAGGTTGCCGCACGGCCCGTGCCATCGGCGATGAGCTCTTGCGAACCCAGGCCTCGGTCGCCTTCAGCGGCGACGGTGAGCATTGGTTCCTGATCAACGCCTCCCCCGATCTGCGCCAGCAATTGAATGCCACGCCGCAACTGCACCCCAAGCCGGGCGCGCTGCGTCATACGCCGGTCGCGGGCGTGATCCTGACCAATGGCGAGGTCGATGCCGTGGCAGGCCTGCTGTCGATGCGCGAGGGCTCGCCCTTCACGGTCTATGCGCATGAGAAGGTGCTGGCGATCCTCAGCGCCAACAGCATCTTCAACGTGCTGAACGAGAAGAACGTGCGGCGCCAGCCGATCGCCATCAGCGAGCCGTTCGAGCCGCGGCTGGTTGACGGTGCGCGGTCTGGAATCGAGGTGTTGCCGTTCGCGGTCCCCGGCAAATCGGCCTGGTACCTGGAAGGCAAGGCGCATCCGGGCGGCGAGACCGGCGACGGCGATACGCTGGGGCTCAAGATCACCGACAAGACGACCGGCAAGTGCTTCTACTTCATCGCCGCCTGCGCCGAAGTGACCGACGCGCTCAAGGCCGAGATCGACGGCGCCGCGCTGGTGTTCTTCGACGGCACGGTCTGGCAGGACGACGAGATGATCAAAGCCGGGCTCGGCCACAAGACCGGCAAGAGCATGGGGCATGTCGCCATGTCCGGCGAGGACGGCGCGATCGCGCGGCTCGCCGACCTCGATATCGACAGGAAGCTGTTTCTGCATATCAATAACTCGAACCCGGCGCTGCTGCCCGCTTCACCCGAGCGGAAAGCGGCCGAGCAGGCGGGCTGGCAGATACCCGCGGATGGAACGGAGATCGTGCTGTGA
- a CDS encoding DUF4286 family protein, whose translation MPLAGKGMLLTSMNIDAADEADFNRWYDREHLEERVAIEGFLEARRYVAHAANPRYLCLYSTATLDVLDSPAYRARLASPTDWSRQTMARFKDMLRVVARVTISNGSGRGAALGVVRLRPTPGNAAPWRDALQERLAPEKRDGIISMHLLESEPELSGAAPGIPAVRNEGARDWFVLIDGTHVGAVSAVIAERFTGPAASPFPLPVSVGTYALMWDLAKSDIAHR comes from the coding sequence ATGCCGCTCGCCGGGAAAGGCATGCTGCTGACGTCGATGAATATCGACGCGGCCGATGAGGCCGATTTCAACCGCTGGTACGATCGCGAGCATCTGGAAGAGCGTGTCGCGATCGAGGGATTCCTGGAAGCACGGCGCTATGTCGCCCACGCCGCCAATCCCAGATATCTCTGCCTCTATTCGACCGCGACGCTCGACGTGCTCGACAGCCCCGCCTACCGGGCGCGGCTCGCGAGCCCGACCGACTGGTCGCGGCAGACCATGGCGCGTTTCAAGGACATGCTGCGCGTCGTCGCGCGCGTCACCATCAGCAACGGCAGCGGACGCGGAGCTGCGCTCGGCGTGGTGCGGCTGCGGCCGACGCCCGGCAACGCCGCGCCATGGCGTGACGCGCTGCAAGAAAGGCTGGCGCCGGAAAAGCGCGACGGCATCATCTCGATGCATCTGCTCGAGAGCGAGCCGGAACTGTCGGGCGCAGCGCCCGGGATTCCGGCAGTGCGCAACGAAGGTGCACGCGACTGGTTCGTGCTGATCGACGGCACGCATGTCGGCGCGGTCTCGGCTGTCATTGCCGAACGCTTCACCGGCCCCGCCGCATCGCCCTTCCCGCTTCCCGTCTCCGTCGGCACCTACGCGCTGATGTGGGACCTCGCGAAGAGCGACATCGCGCACCGCTGA
- the pqqE gene encoding pyrroloquinoline quinone biosynthesis protein PqqE: protein MSDVLGNPKIPPETSDSLAVLEKQRSTAETFGIPLAVLLEITHRCPLQCPYCSNPVELDRSGKELTTDEWKKVLSELAEIGVLQVHFSGGEPTARKDLVELVKHASDVGLYTNLITSAVLLTRERLSELADAGLCHVQISFQGVEEGLADRVAGYRNAHRKKLEVAKWTRELDLPLTVNAVMHRQNLHQLPDIIQMSIDLDADRLEVANVQYYGWALKNRAALMPTVAQLDECTRLVEEARERLKGRLSIDYVVPDYYALRPKKCMGGWGRQFFNISPAGKVLPCHAAESITGLDFESVRSNHSIAWIWQNSEAFNRYRGTGWMKEPCKSCEFREIDFGGCRCQAFALTGDAANTDPACALSPLHETIFKQAEREAEGETNRFLYRNFAGGTLEPENDA, encoded by the coding sequence ATGAGCGATGTGCTCGGCAATCCCAAAATCCCGCCCGAGACAAGCGACAGTCTCGCGGTGCTGGAGAAGCAACGCTCGACGGCGGAGACGTTCGGCATTCCGCTCGCCGTGCTGCTCGAGATCACGCATCGCTGTCCGCTGCAATGTCCCTATTGCTCCAACCCGGTCGAGCTCGATCGCTCGGGCAAGGAACTGACGACCGACGAGTGGAAGAAGGTGTTGAGCGAGCTCGCCGAGATCGGCGTGCTCCAGGTGCATTTCTCAGGCGGCGAGCCGACGGCGCGGAAGGATCTCGTCGAGCTGGTCAAGCATGCCAGCGACGTCGGCCTCTACACCAACCTCATCACCTCGGCCGTGCTGCTGACGCGCGAGCGGCTGAGCGAACTGGCGGATGCCGGGCTCTGCCATGTGCAGATCAGCTTCCAGGGCGTCGAGGAGGGCCTTGCCGATCGCGTCGCCGGCTACCGGAACGCGCACCGCAAGAAGCTCGAAGTCGCGAAGTGGACGCGCGAGCTCGACCTGCCGCTCACCGTGAATGCGGTGATGCACCGGCAGAACCTGCACCAGCTCCCCGACATCATCCAGATGTCGATCGATCTCGACGCCGACCGGCTGGAGGTCGCCAACGTGCAGTATTACGGCTGGGCGCTGAAGAACCGCGCCGCCTTGATGCCGACGGTGGCGCAGCTCGACGAATGCACCCGCCTCGTCGAGGAAGCGCGGGAACGGCTGAAGGGCCGGCTTTCGATCGACTACGTCGTGCCGGACTATTACGCGCTGCGGCCGAAGAAGTGCATGGGCGGCTGGGGCCGGCAGTTCTTCAACATCTCGCCGGCCGGCAAGGTGCTGCCCTGCCATGCCGCCGAGAGCATCACCGGGCTCGACTTCGAATCCGTGCGCTCCAACCACTCGATCGCCTGGATCTGGCAGAACTCCGAGGCCTTCAACCGCTATCGCGGCACCGGCTGGATGAAGGAGCCGTGCAAATCCTGCGAATTCCGCGAGATCGATTTCGGCGGCTGCCGCTGCCAGGCCTTCGCGCTGACGGGCGATGCCGCCAACACCGATCCGGCCTGTGCGCTGTCGCCGCTGCACGAGACCATCTTCAAGCAGGCCGAGCGCGAGGCCGAGGGCGAGACCAACCGCTTCCTCTACCGCAACTTCGCCGGCGGTACCCTGGAACCCGAGAATGACGCCTGA
- a CDS encoding DUF3297 family protein — protein sequence MSETIMSDEFPDRLSVDPNSPYYNADILARDVGIRFKGIEKTNVEEYCISEGWVRVTAGNAKDRHGNPLTIKVHGPVEPYFRDKK from the coding sequence ATGAGCGAGACAATCATGAGTGACGAATTTCCGGACCGCCTGTCGGTCGATCCGAACAGCCCCTATTACAACGCGGACATCCTGGCGCGCGACGTCGGCATCCGCTTCAAGGGCATCGAGAAGACCAATGTCGAGGAGTACTGCATCAGCGAAGGCTGGGTCCGCGTCACCGCCGGCAACGCCAAGGACCGCCACGGCAACCCGCTGACCATCAAGGTGCACGGGCCGGTCGAGCCGTATTTCAGGGATAAGAAGTAG
- the pip gene encoding prolyl aminopeptidase, translating to MTPDADAASSLRRADPFAPLTSDMLDVGDGFELYVESVGRAGGIPAIYLHGGPGSGCQPDHRRLFDPERLHAVLFDQRGCGRSRPKGSREHNTTAHLIADMEKIREKFGFERWIVVGGSWGATLALAYAQAHPERVSGIALRATFLGTRAEVVTGFTVRLPHFYPGLHEDFLSVLPPEERDRPVDAYWRRILDADPAVHGPAARAWHDTERILSEHKPARTRLDLASLNVWRTLPATPFMEAHYFVNDSFMTANQLLQNAGRLAGIPGTLIQGRYDLLCPPETAHALAKVWPGSELRIVEEAGHSLYDTGVRDAVMKSIADLASKSAR from the coding sequence ATGACGCCTGACGCCGACGCGGCCAGCTCACTCAGGCGTGCCGATCCCTTTGCGCCGCTGACCTCCGACATGCTCGACGTCGGCGACGGCTTTGAGCTCTATGTCGAGAGCGTCGGCCGCGCCGGCGGAATCCCTGCGATCTACCTGCATGGCGGGCCCGGCAGCGGCTGCCAGCCCGATCATCGCCGGCTTTTTGATCCTGAGCGCCTCCATGCCGTGCTGTTCGACCAGCGCGGCTGCGGCCGCAGCCGGCCGAAGGGCTCGCGCGAGCACAACACCACGGCGCATCTGATCGCGGACATGGAGAAGATCCGCGAGAAATTCGGCTTCGAACGCTGGATCGTGGTCGGCGGCTCCTGGGGCGCGACGCTGGCGCTGGCGTATGCGCAGGCGCATCCCGAGCGCGTCTCCGGCATCGCGCTGCGCGCGACCTTCCTGGGCACGCGGGCGGAAGTCGTCACCGGCTTCACCGTGCGCCTGCCGCATTTCTATCCCGGGCTGCACGAGGATTTTCTCAGCGTGCTGCCGCCCGAGGAGCGGGACCGGCCGGTGGACGCCTATTGGCGCCGCATCCTCGATGCCGATCCGGCCGTGCATGGACCGGCGGCGCGGGCCTGGCACGATACCGAGCGCATCTTGTCCGAGCACAAGCCCGCACGGACGCGGCTCGACCTCGCCTCGCTGAACGTCTGGCGCACATTACCGGCGACGCCGTTCATGGAAGCGCACTACTTCGTCAACGACAGCTTCATGACCGCAAACCAGCTGCTGCAGAATGCAGGGAGGCTCGCCGGCATTCCCGGCACCCTCATCCAGGGCCGCTACGACCTGCTGTGCCCGCCCGAGACAGCGCATGCGCTCGCGAAAGTCTGGCCGGGTTCCGAGCTTCGCATCGTGGAAGAAGCCGGGCATTCGCTCTATGATACCGGCGTGAGGGACGCGGTCATGAAGTCGATCGCGGACCTTGCCTCGAAGTCCGCGCGATGA
- the tarD gene encoding D(-)-tartrate dehydratase yields MSVRIVDVREITKPISSPIRNAYIDFTKMTTSLVAVVTDVVREGKRVVGYGFNSNGRYGQGGLIRERFASRILEADPKKLLNEAGDNLDPDKVWAAMMINEKPGGHGERSVAVGTIDMAVWDAVAKIAGKPLFRLLAERHGVKANPRVFVYAAGGYYYPGKGLSMLRGEMRGYLDRGYNVVKMKIGGAPIEEDRMRIEAVLEEIGKDAQLAVDANGRFNLETGIAYAKMLRDYPLFWYEEVGDPLDYALQAALAEFYPGPMATGENLFSHQDARNLLRYGGMRPDRDWLQFDCALSYGLCEYQRTLEVLKTHGWSPSRCIPHGGHQMSLNIAAGLGLGGNESYPDLFQPYGGFPDGVRVENGHITMPDLPGIGFEGKSDLYKEMKALAE; encoded by the coding sequence ATGTCCGTCCGCATCGTCGACGTCCGCGAGATCACCAAGCCGATCTCATCGCCGATCCGCAACGCCTATATCGATTTCACCAAGATGACGACGAGCCTCGTCGCCGTCGTCACTGACGTTGTGCGCGAAGGCAAGCGCGTCGTCGGCTACGGCTTCAATTCCAACGGCCGCTACGGGCAGGGCGGCCTGATCCGCGAACGCTTCGCCTCGCGCATCCTGGAGGCCGATCCGAAGAAGCTTCTGAACGAGGCCGGCGACAATCTCGATCCCGACAAGGTCTGGGCCGCGATGATGATCAACGAGAAGCCGGGCGGCCATGGCGAGCGCTCGGTCGCGGTCGGCACCATCGACATGGCGGTGTGGGACGCGGTGGCGAAGATCGCGGGCAAGCCGCTGTTTCGCCTGCTCGCCGAACGTCACGGCGTCAAAGCCAACCCGCGCGTGTTCGTCTATGCCGCCGGCGGCTACTACTATCCCGGCAAGGGGCTATCGATGCTGCGCGGCGAGATGCGTGGCTATCTCGACCGCGGCTACAACGTCGTGAAGATGAAGATCGGCGGCGCGCCGATCGAGGAGGATCGCATGCGCATCGAGGCGGTGCTGGAGGAGATCGGCAAGGACGCGCAGCTCGCCGTCGACGCCAACGGCCGCTTCAACCTCGAGACCGGCATCGCCTATGCCAAGATGCTGCGCGATTATCCGCTGTTCTGGTACGAGGAGGTCGGCGATCCCCTCGACTACGCGCTGCAGGCCGCGCTCGCCGAATTCTATCCCGGCCCGATGGCGACAGGCGAAAACCTGTTCAGCCACCAGGACGCGCGCAACCTGCTCCGCTATGGCGGCATGCGCCCGGACCGCGACTGGCTGCAATTCGACTGCGCGCTGTCCTATGGCCTCTGCGAATACCAGCGCACGCTCGAAGTGCTGAAGACCCATGGCTGGTCGCCAAGCCGCTGCATCCCGCATGGCGGCCACCAGATGTCGCTCAACATCGCCGCTGGCCTCGGCCTCGGCGGCAACGAAAGCTACCCGGACCTGTTCCAGCCCTACGGCGGCTTCCCCGACGGCGTGCGCGTCGAGAACGGCCACATCACCATGCCGGACCTTCCGGGCATCGGCTTCGAAGGCAAGTCGGATCTCTACAAGGAGATGAAGGCGCTGGCGGAGTAA
- a CDS encoding glutathione peroxidase gives MSAIYDFKANSLLGEEVPMRRFEGQVLLIVNTASKCGFTPQYRGLEDLYRDLSPRGFAVLGFPCNQFGAQEPGQASEIQEFCSTNYDVTFPLFEKIDVNGANAHPLYEYLKRQQSGLLGASIKWNFTKFLVDRAGRVIARYAPTARPEGLRQQIETLL, from the coding sequence ATGTCGGCGATTTACGACTTCAAGGCCAACTCGCTGCTCGGCGAGGAAGTGCCCATGCGCCGGTTCGAAGGGCAGGTGCTCCTGATCGTCAACACCGCGAGCAAATGCGGCTTCACGCCGCAATATCGCGGCCTTGAGGATCTCTACCGCGATCTCTCGCCGCGCGGCTTCGCGGTGCTCGGCTTTCCCTGCAACCAGTTCGGCGCGCAGGAGCCGGGGCAGGCGAGCGAGATCCAGGAATTCTGCTCGACCAATTACGACGTCACCTTTCCCCTGTTCGAGAAGATCGACGTCAACGGCGCCAACGCGCATCCCTTGTATGAGTATCTGAAACGCCAGCAATCCGGGCTCCTCGGCGCCTCCATCAAATGGAATTTCACCAAATTCCTGGTGGACCGTGCCGGCCGGGTGATCGCGCGCTACGCGCCGACCGCGCGGCCCGAAGGATTGCGGCAGCAAATCGAGACCCTGTTATGA
- a CDS encoding amidase family protein, translating to MQDLWRLSAADLATLVKTKKVSAREAAKAGLARLDAVNPQLNAVIDHRPEDVLKQADAVDAAISRGEDPGVLAGVPVTIKANVDQEGFATTNGLKLQRDLIAREDNPVVANFRKAGAILLGRTNCPAFSYRWFTTNLVHGDTKNPRDASLTPGGSSGGAGSAVAAGIGHIAHGTDIAGSIRYPAYACGVHGLRPTLGRIPAFNPALPERPIGPQIMAVSGPLARTVNDIRISLAAMSARDIRDPWYVPAPLEGPARPKRAALCLNPDGLATTPEVKAAVTDAGKRLERAGWTVDVIENTPPMREAVEWQIKLWLGDGYEAQLEMAEREGDPGALACLRGNRSRVTPMDQANYAKALTRRATLTRDWMLFFEKYAVLLTPVSGELPFPDHLDRKDDESFKRVWEAQLPQIAIPFMGLPGLVVSTGLVGKAPVGVHIVSGRYREDLCLLAGEAIEAGGVPPSPIDPVG from the coding sequence ATGCAAGATCTCTGGCGCCTGTCGGCTGCCGACCTCGCCACCCTCGTCAAGACCAAAAAGGTGTCCGCCAGGGAGGCGGCCAAGGCGGGCCTCGCCCGTCTGGACGCCGTCAATCCCCAGCTCAACGCCGTGATCGACCACCGGCCGGAGGACGTGCTCAAGCAGGCTGACGCCGTCGATGCCGCAATTAGCCGGGGCGAGGACCCCGGCGTGCTGGCCGGCGTGCCCGTCACCATCAAGGCCAATGTCGACCAGGAGGGCTTTGCCACCACCAACGGCTTAAAACTCCAGCGCGACCTGATCGCGCGCGAGGACAATCCGGTGGTCGCCAACTTTCGGAAGGCGGGCGCCATCCTGCTCGGCCGCACCAATTGCCCGGCCTTCTCCTATCGCTGGTTCACCACCAACCTGGTCCACGGCGACACCAAGAACCCCCGCGATGCCTCGCTGACGCCGGGCGGCTCGTCTGGCGGCGCCGGCTCGGCGGTCGCGGCCGGCATCGGCCATATCGCCCATGGCACCGACATCGCCGGCTCGATCCGCTATCCCGCCTATGCCTGCGGCGTGCATGGCCTGCGGCCGACCCTGGGCCGCATCCCCGCCTTCAATCCGGCGCTGCCGGAACGCCCGATCGGCCCGCAGATCATGGCGGTGTCGGGACCCCTGGCGCGCACCGTCAACGACATCAGGATTTCGCTCGCGGCCATGTCGGCGCGCGACATCCGCGACCCCTGGTATGTGCCGGCGCCGCTGGAAGGTCCCGCGCGGCCGAAGCGCGCCGCGCTCTGCCTCAACCCGGACGGCCTTGCGACCACGCCGGAGGTGAAGGCGGCGGTGACCGATGCCGGCAAGCGCCTCGAGCGTGCCGGGTGGACCGTTGACGTGATCGAGAACACGCCGCCGATGCGCGAGGCGGTCGAGTGGCAGATCAAGCTTTGGCTCGGCGACGGCTATGAGGCGCAGCTCGAGATGGCAGAGCGCGAAGGCGATCCCGGTGCGCTGGCGTGCCTGCGCGGCAACCGCAGCAGGGTGACGCCGATGGACCAGGCGAATTACGCGAAGGCATTGACCCGCCGCGCCACGCTGACCCGCGACTGGATGCTGTTCTTCGAAAAATATGCGGTGCTGCTGACGCCGGTCTCCGGCGAATTGCCGTTCCCGGATCATCTCGACCGCAAAGACGACGAATCCTTCAAGCGGGTCTGGGAGGCGCAGCTGCCCCAGATCGCGATTCCCTTCATGGGTCTGCCGGGCCTCGTGGTCTCCACCGGCCTCGTCGGCAAGGCGCCGGTCGGCGTGCATATCGTGTCCGGCCGCTACCGCGAGGATCTGTGCCTGCTTGCCGGCGAAGCGATCGAGGCGGGCGGCGTGCCGCCGTCGCCGATCGATCCCGTGGGTTAG
- the pqqA gene encoding pyrroloquinoline quinone precursor peptide PqqA, translated as MAWKAPKIVEVPCGMEINMYVSATRK; from the coding sequence ATGGCCTGGAAAGCCCCGAAGATCGTCGAAGTGCCCTGCGGCATGGAAATCAACATGTATGTGAGCGCCACCCGCAAGTAA
- a CDS encoding DUF6894 family protein, translating into MPKYFFNTRIGDELIVDPEGEDLRNPDRAWEVARQMILEVLRSEGTQPALLEAVIEVTDVDGEVVLEFPFTEALLDMPDQSATRH; encoded by the coding sequence ATGCCCAAATATTTCTTCAACACCCGCATCGGCGATGAATTGATCGTGGATCCCGAGGGCGAGGATCTGCGGAATCCCGATCGCGCCTGGGAGGTCGCCCGCCAGATGATCCTGGAGGTCCTGAGATCGGAAGGGACCCAGCCGGCGCTGCTGGAGGCGGTGATCGAGGTCACCGATGTCGACGGCGAAGTCGTGCTGGAGTTTCCGTTCACCGAAGCGCTGCTGGACATGCCGGATCAGTCCGCGACGAGGCATTAG